One window of Sinorhizobium fredii NGR234 genomic DNA carries:
- a CDS encoding aldo/keto reductase, which produces MLDISIKGRRPLGRSGLSAAAIGLGGWAIGGFFTLNGKPDGWGEVDDDQSIRAIRLGLDMGASLIDTADAYGTGHSEEVIGRALRGRRGDAIIATKFGYTYDRAARALIGTDVSPAYIRQACAASLQRLGTDYIDLYQIHVGVLSVDEADAAGETLEKLVEEGAIRFWGWSTDDAAAAQRMLKYPHFVAVQQELNVFTDGPDILALCESYDLASLNRSPLAMGFLTGKFGTDTRLPPSDVRAAGHGWVRFFEDGVPRADDLRRLAAVRELLTTGGRTLAQGALGWILARSPNTFPIPGFKTEAQVRENLAVLEMGPLPVAAVAEIDALLAKNGDR; this is translated from the coding sequence ATGCTCGACATCTCGATTAAAGGACGCAGACCCTTGGGACGCTCCGGCCTGTCAGCCGCGGCCATCGGCTTGGGCGGCTGGGCAATCGGAGGCTTTTTCACCCTCAACGGCAAGCCGGATGGCTGGGGAGAGGTCGACGACGACCAGTCGATCCGGGCGATCCGCCTCGGCCTCGACATGGGTGCGTCGCTGATCGACACGGCGGATGCCTATGGAACGGGGCACAGTGAGGAGGTGATCGGCCGGGCGCTCCGCGGACGGCGAGGCGATGCGATCATCGCCACCAAGTTCGGATACACCTATGATCGCGCCGCCCGCGCCCTGATCGGCACCGATGTCAGCCCGGCCTATATCAGGCAGGCCTGCGCTGCATCGCTGCAGCGGCTCGGCACCGACTATATCGACCTTTATCAAATTCATGTCGGGGTGCTTTCCGTCGACGAGGCGGATGCGGCCGGCGAGACGCTCGAGAAACTGGTGGAAGAAGGCGCCATCCGTTTCTGGGGCTGGAGCACGGACGACGCCGCCGCGGCGCAGCGCATGCTGAAGTACCCGCATTTCGTCGCGGTCCAGCAGGAACTGAACGTCTTCACGGACGGGCCGGACATACTTGCGCTGTGCGAGAGCTACGACCTCGCCAGCCTCAATCGCTCGCCCTTGGCGATGGGATTCCTGACCGGCAAGTTCGGGACGGATACGCGCTTGCCGCCAAGCGACGTGCGCGCGGCGGGCCACGGCTGGGTGCGCTTCTTCGAGGACGGGGTTCCGCGGGCCGATGATCTGCGGCGCCTCGCTGCTGTGCGGGAACTGCTGACGACCGGCGGCAGGACCTTGGCGCAAGGGGCGCTTGGCTGGATTCTCGCCCGGTCACCCAACACCTTTCCGATACCCGGCTTCAAGACGGAGGCACAGGTGCGGGAAAATCTGGCCGTGCTGGAAATGGGGCCTTTGCCGGTAGCCGCGGTAGCGGAAATCGACGCTCTTCTCGCCAAAAACGGCGATCGGTAG
- a CDS encoding PQQ-dependent sugar dehydrogenase, which yields MDVFAARAGFLVLAAVATIASGVAGPARAELLARVPAARQMAVCGDVLFVGTKGSSVYAVPLSGGSARRVASGFSAPNGVACSRGRLFVASRDSVTAFAIGRGGALSGRRDIRRDLPNSGAHSFRYIGVGPDARLYVSLGSPCNICLPRGLQGTIVSMNQDGSGLRRVAWGVRNSVGFDWRGGTMFFTDNGADGMGDDIPPDELNALRPGGFYGFPYFGGQVRLKGFEDAPPPARQIAPVFNFQAHVAALGIHFFRSLGGDALVAQHGSWDRSVPVGYQVVRLRFRGGRPVSATSFLRDVGRPVDVKEAPDGSVLVSDDAGGAIYIFRQ from the coding sequence ATGGACGTCTTTGCCGCCAGAGCCGGATTTCTCGTACTCGCCGCCGTCGCGACCATCGCATCCGGCGTCGCCGGCCCGGCACGGGCCGAACTGCTTGCCCGCGTACCGGCGGCGCGCCAGATGGCGGTCTGCGGCGACGTGTTGTTCGTCGGGACCAAGGGGTCCTCGGTCTATGCCGTGCCGTTGTCCGGCGGCAGCGCCCGGCGCGTCGCCTCCGGCTTCTCCGCCCCGAACGGCGTCGCATGCTCGCGCGGCCGCTTGTTCGTCGCTTCGAGGGATAGCGTCACCGCCTTTGCTATCGGGCGGGGCGGTGCTCTGAGTGGCCGGCGCGATATTCGCCGGGACCTGCCGAATTCGGGAGCCCACAGTTTTCGCTATATCGGCGTCGGCCCCGATGCCCGGCTCTATGTGTCGCTCGGTTCGCCGTGCAACATCTGCCTGCCGCGCGGGCTGCAGGGCACGATCGTCAGCATGAACCAAGACGGCTCGGGCCTTCGGCGCGTCGCCTGGGGCGTACGCAATTCGGTCGGCTTCGACTGGCGCGGCGGCACCATGTTCTTTACCGACAACGGCGCCGACGGGATGGGCGACGATATCCCGCCCGACGAACTGAACGCGCTTCGTCCGGGCGGCTTTTACGGCTTTCCCTATTTCGGTGGCCAGGTCCGGCTCAAGGGGTTTGAGGACGCGCCGCCGCCGGCGCGCCAGATTGCGCCGGTCTTCAATTTTCAGGCCCATGTCGCGGCCTTGGGGATCCATTTCTTCCGCAGCCTCGGCGGCGACGCGCTGGTCGCCCAGCACGGCAGTTGGGACAGGTCGGTACCGGTCGGCTATCAGGTGGTCCGGCTGCGCTTCCGGGGCGGGCGGCCGGTCTCGGCGACATCCTTCCTCAGGGACGTCGGCCGGCCGGTGGACGTCAAAGAAGCACCGGACGGTTCCGTCCTCGTGTCCGACGACGCCGGCGGCGCGATTTACATCTTCAGGCAATGA
- the mnmA gene encoding tRNA 2-thiouridine(34) synthase MnmA — protein MNSLDFDRKPEDTRVVVAMSGGVDSSVVAGLLKREGYDVLGITLQLYDHGAAVHRAGSCCAGQDIDDARRVCETLGIPHYVLDYEARFRETVINPFAESYIAGETPIPCVACNQTVKFADLLATAKELGADALATGHYIRSRPSPKPRYQGQRALYRPTDAERDQSYFLFATTQEQIDYLRFPLGNLSKPETRALAEEMGLVVAKKADSQDICFVPQGKYSDIVSKLKPNAALGGEIVHLDGRVLGTHEGILHYTIGQRRGIGVATGEPLYVVYLDARSRRVIVGPKEALETRRVYLRDVNWLGDEEIDAAASRGFACFAKVRSTRQPAPAEMKCDADGIYVELVDGEAGVAPGQACALYSGTGEDARVYGGGFIRKSEREPAAEAALQALLQAPAAA, from the coding sequence GTGAACAGTCTCGATTTTGACCGCAAGCCCGAAGATACGCGTGTCGTCGTCGCCATGTCCGGCGGCGTCGATTCCTCCGTGGTGGCCGGGCTGCTCAAACGCGAGGGCTACGACGTTCTCGGCATCACCCTGCAGCTTTACGACCATGGCGCGGCGGTTCACCGGGCCGGCTCCTGCTGCGCCGGCCAGGATATCGACGATGCGCGGCGTGTCTGCGAGACGCTGGGCATTCCGCATTACGTGCTCGACTACGAGGCGCGGTTCCGCGAGACGGTGATCAACCCCTTTGCCGAAAGCTACATTGCCGGCGAAACGCCGATCCCCTGCGTTGCCTGCAACCAGACCGTCAAGTTCGCCGACCTCCTGGCGACCGCCAAGGAACTCGGCGCCGACGCGCTGGCGACCGGCCACTACATCCGCTCGCGGCCGAGCCCGAAGCCGCGCTACCAGGGCCAGCGTGCCCTCTACCGGCCGACCGACGCGGAGCGCGACCAGAGCTATTTTCTCTTCGCGACGACGCAGGAGCAGATCGACTATCTGCGCTTTCCGCTCGGCAACCTCTCCAAGCCCGAGACGAGGGCGCTGGCCGAGGAAATGGGCCTCGTCGTCGCCAAGAAGGCCGACAGCCAGGACATCTGTTTCGTGCCGCAGGGCAAGTACAGCGACATCGTCTCGAAGCTGAAGCCGAATGCGGCGCTTGGCGGCGAGATCGTGCATCTCGACGGGCGGGTGCTCGGCACCCATGAGGGTATCCTGCACTACACGATCGGCCAGCGCCGCGGCATTGGCGTGGCGACCGGCGAGCCGCTCTATGTCGTCTATCTCGACGCCCGCTCGCGCCGCGTCATCGTCGGCCCGAAGGAGGCGCTGGAGACCCGCCGCGTCTATCTGCGCGACGTCAACTGGCTGGGCGACGAGGAAATCGACGCGGCGGCAAGCCGCGGCTTCGCATGCTTCGCCAAGGTTCGCTCCACCCGCCAGCCGGCGCCGGCCGAGATGAAATGCGATGCGGACGGCATCTATGTCGAACTCGTCGACGGCGAGGCGGGCGTGGCGCCCGGCCAGGCCTGCGCACTCTATTCCGGCACCGGCGAGGACGCCCGCGTCTATGGCGGCGGCTTCATCCGCAAATCGGAACGCGAACCGGCGGCCGAGGCGGCCCTTCAGGCGCTTCTGCAGGCGCCCGCGGCCGCCTGA
- a CDS encoding DUF1153 domain-containing protein, with protein MTEMMRPRVKYVIGPDGSPLTIADLPPANTRRWVIRRKAEVVAAVRGGLLSLEEACERYTLTVEEFLSWQSSINDHGLAGLRTTRIQQYRH; from the coding sequence ATGACCGAAATGATGCGTCCACGCGTGAAATATGTCATCGGCCCCGATGGCAGTCCTCTGACGATTGCGGATCTGCCGCCGGCCAACACCCGGCGCTGGGTGATCCGCCGCAAGGCCGAAGTCGTCGCTGCCGTGCGTGGCGGCCTCCTGAGCCTTGAGGAGGCCTGCGAGCGTTACACGCTTACCGTCGAGGAATTCCTCTCCTGGCAGTCCTCCATCAACGACCACGGTCTCGCCGGCCTGCGCACCACCCGCATTCAGCAATATCGCCACTGA
- a CDS encoding GNAT family N-acetyltransferase: MQIDEEKTGAKGRYTATVDGHTGEMTYSRSSSQLVIIDHTFVPDELRGKGVGQALARHAVEEARQGGWKIIPLCPFMRAHAMRHPEWQDVIQA; this comes from the coding sequence ATGCAGATCGACGAGGAGAAAACCGGCGCCAAGGGCCGCTATACCGCGACCGTCGACGGTCATACCGGCGAAATGACCTATTCGCGATCGTCATCGCAGCTGGTGATCATCGACCACACCTTCGTGCCGGACGAATTGCGCGGCAAGGGCGTCGGCCAGGCGCTTGCAAGGCACGCGGTCGAGGAAGCGCGCCAGGGCGGCTGGAAGATCATTCCGCTCTGCCCCTTCATGCGCGCCCACGCGATGCGCCATCCCGAATGGCAGGACGTGATCCAGGCCTGA
- a CDS encoding flagellar export protein FliJ: MKARESLTRLKEFQVREKQRQLTQLQMMMSEFERMTKDLESQIVFEERKSGISDPSHFAYPTFAKAARQRADNLQVSIRELKVQQDAAELALAEVQAEYAKAAALEERDSSTRLRA; the protein is encoded by the coding sequence ATGAAAGCACGTGAGAGCCTTACCCGCCTGAAGGAATTTCAGGTCCGGGAGAAGCAGCGTCAGTTGACCCAGCTTCAGATGATGATGTCCGAGTTCGAGCGGATGACCAAGGACCTCGAAAGCCAGATCGTCTTCGAGGAAAGGAAGTCGGGGATTTCCGATCCCTCGCATTTTGCCTATCCGACCTTCGCCAAGGCGGCGCGCCAGCGTGCCGATAACCTGCAGGTGTCGATCCGCGAGCTGAAGGTGCAGCAGGATGCGGCGGAACTGGCACTTGCCGAAGTTCAGGCCGAGTATGCCAAGGCCGCGGCTCTGGAAGAGCGGGATTCGTCCACCCGGCTTCGCGCCTGA
- the ctrA gene encoding response regulator transcription factor CtrA, with protein sequence MRVLLIEDDSATAQSIELMLKSESFNVYTTDLGEEGVDLGKLYDYDIILLDLNLPDMSGYEVLRTLRLSKVKTPILILSGMAGIEDKVRGLGFGADDYMTKPFHKDELVARIHAIVRRSKGHAQSIIATGELIVNLDAKTVEVGGQRVHLTGKEYQMLELLSLRKGTTLTKEMFLNHLYGGMDEPELKIIDVFICKLRKKLANAAGGANYIETVWGRGYVLREPDGNDYLETA encoded by the coding sequence ATGCGGGTTCTACTGATCGAAGACGACAGCGCGACGGCGCAAAGCATTGAGCTGATGCTCAAGTCCGAAAGTTTCAACGTCTACACCACCGATCTCGGGGAAGAAGGCGTCGATCTCGGCAAGCTTTACGACTACGACATCATTCTCCTCGACCTGAACCTGCCGGACATGTCGGGTTACGAGGTGCTGAGAACGCTGCGCCTGTCGAAGGTCAAGACCCCGATCCTCATTCTCTCCGGCATGGCCGGCATCGAAGACAAGGTCCGCGGCCTGGGCTTCGGCGCCGACGACTACATGACCAAGCCGTTCCACAAGGACGAACTGGTGGCCCGCATCCATGCGATCGTGCGCCGCTCCAAGGGCCATGCCCAGTCGATCATCGCGACCGGCGAACTGATCGTCAATCTCGACGCCAAGACGGTGGAAGTCGGCGGTCAGCGCGTGCATCTGACCGGCAAGGAATACCAGATGCTCGAGCTCCTGTCGCTGCGCAAGGGCACGACGCTCACCAAGGAAATGTTCCTGAACCACCTCTATGGCGGCATGGACGAGCCGGAACTGAAGATCATCGACGTCTTCATCTGCAAGCTGCGCAAGAAACTCGCCAATGCCGCCGGTGGCGCCAACTATATCGAGACGGTGTGGGGCCGCGGCTATGTGCTGCGCGAGCCCGACGGCAACGACTATCTCGAAACCGCCTGA
- a CDS encoding response regulator has translation MRRLMIADGSDVVRKVGKRILSGMGFLVLEAPSSLEALVRCEAELPNILIVDSGLDGALELIANIRRLSEGASVRIYYCVVEADLRKMMAGKRAGADDFLLKPFDRKILTSVFASQSMAA, from the coding sequence ATGCGGCGCTTGATGATTGCCGATGGCTCGGATGTAGTGAGGAAGGTCGGGAAACGCATTCTGTCGGGCATGGGCTTCCTGGTGCTGGAAGCGCCGAGCAGCCTCGAGGCGCTTGTCCGCTGCGAAGCCGAACTGCCGAACATCCTGATCGTCGATTCCGGCCTCGACGGTGCCCTCGAGCTCATCGCCAATATCCGCCGGCTGTCCGAGGGCGCGTCGGTGCGCATCTATTACTGCGTCGTCGAGGCGGATCTCAGGAAGATGATGGCAGGCAAGCGGGCCGGTGCGGACGACTTCTTGCTGAAACCCTTCGACCGCAAGATCCTGACGAGCGTCTTCGCCAGTCAATCGATGGCCGCCTGA
- the chpT gene encoding histidine phosphotransferase ChpT — MAKNPNLTLTGPDLAALLCSRVCHDIISPVGAINNGLELLDEGGADADAMDLIRTSALNASVRLKFARLAFGASGSVGASIDTGEAEKAAKDFAAAEKKTEVNWSGPRAIIGKNRVKLLLNLFLIAYGAIPRGGSIDITLENPEFDAVFTLVAKGRMMRVPPKLMELLSGTPEEAVDAHSIQPYYTVLLAEEAGMAIDVTSTGEAIVFTARIEA, encoded by the coding sequence ATGGCAAAAAATCCGAACCTGACGTTGACGGGACCCGATCTTGCGGCGCTGCTGTGCAGCCGGGTGTGCCACGACATCATCTCGCCTGTCGGCGCCATCAACAATGGGCTCGAACTGCTGGACGAGGGCGGCGCCGACGCCGATGCGATGGACCTGATCCGCACCAGCGCGCTCAACGCCTCGGTGCGGCTGAAATTCGCGCGGCTTGCCTTCGGCGCCTCCGGCTCGGTCGGCGCATCGATCGACACCGGCGAAGCCGAGAAGGCCGCCAAGGACTTCGCCGCGGCGGAAAAGAAGACCGAGGTCAACTGGAGCGGCCCGCGGGCGATCATCGGCAAGAACCGGGTCAAGCTGCTCCTCAACCTGTTCCTGATCGCCTATGGCGCGATCCCGCGCGGCGGCTCCATCGACATTACCCTCGAGAACCCGGAGTTCGACGCGGTCTTTACCCTTGTCGCCAAGGGGCGGATGATGCGTGTCCCGCCCAAGCTGATGGAGCTCCTTTCCGGCACCCCGGAGGAAGCGGTGGATGCCCACTCGATCCAGCCCTATTACACGGTCCTGCTTGCCGAAGAGGCCGGCATGGCGATCGACGTCACCTCGACCGGCGAGGCGATCGTCTTCACCGCGCGAATCGAGGCCTGA
- a CDS encoding DUF1134 domain-containing protein produces the protein MQPIMKATAMAVRAILTTMLLIGSVLMSAAYAQSANGSQYTMQEIVDAGHGFFGETSGGLAKVVERAFERYGLPNGYILGQEGSGAFIAGLTYGEGELHTKNVGQHTVFWQGPSLGLDWGGQGSRAMMLVYNLSSVPALYKRFGGVSGSAYVVAGVGMTVLTDEHVVVVPIRTGIGARLGLNVGYLKLTQQPTWNPF, from the coding sequence ATGCAGCCGATCATGAAGGCAACCGCAATGGCTGTTCGCGCCATTCTGACCACGATGCTGCTCATCGGCAGTGTCCTGATGTCCGCCGCCTATGCTCAATCTGCGAATGGCAGCCAGTACACGATGCAGGAGATCGTCGACGCCGGCCACGGCTTCTTCGGCGAGACTTCGGGCGGGCTTGCGAAAGTCGTGGAGCGCGCCTTCGAGCGCTACGGCCTGCCGAACGGCTACATCCTCGGCCAGGAAGGTTCCGGCGCCTTCATCGCCGGACTGACCTATGGAGAGGGCGAGCTCCACACCAAGAATGTCGGCCAGCACACTGTCTTCTGGCAGGGCCCGTCGCTCGGGCTCGACTGGGGCGGCCAGGGCAGCCGGGCGATGATGCTCGTCTATAACCTCTCGAGCGTCCCGGCTCTCTACAAGCGCTTCGGCGGCGTCTCCGGCTCGGCTTACGTCGTCGCCGGCGTCGGCATGACGGTGCTGACCGACGAGCACGTCGTCGTCGTGCCGATCCGCACCGGCATCGGCGCCAGGCTCGGCCTCAATGTCGGCTATCTGAAGCTGACCCAGCAGCCGACCTGGAACCCGTTCTGA
- a CDS encoding TrmH family RNA methyltransferase, translated as MAEVAPIRIEDPSDPRIAAFMSIKERDLTGRQGRFIAEGTVVLRLLAAAHRAGRGITAEAILLLENRLAGLAELLAEFPADVPVFVADARVFDAIAGFNMHRGVLALGRSDAVPDRDALIAALPASSLVLAACGLSNHDNMGSLFRNAAAFGVDAVLMDAASCDPMYRKSIRVSVGSVLTLPFARQGTAAELIERLHAAGFAIWGLSPRGETEVTEIPPAQRVALLVGTEGEGLPQAVLSAVRTARIRQRPGLDSLNVAMAAGIALHEVARINGRI; from the coding sequence ATGGCTGAGGTCGCGCCGATCCGCATCGAGGACCCGTCGGACCCGCGCATCGCCGCGTTTATGTCGATCAAGGAGCGCGATCTCACTGGCCGGCAGGGCCGCTTCATCGCCGAAGGCACGGTCGTGCTGCGCCTGCTGGCGGCGGCGCATCGCGCCGGGCGCGGTATCACCGCCGAGGCGATCCTGCTGCTCGAGAACCGGCTCGCCGGCCTCGCGGAGCTGCTGGCTGAGTTCCCGGCCGATGTGCCGGTCTTCGTGGCCGACGCCCGGGTCTTCGACGCGATCGCCGGCTTCAACATGCATCGCGGCGTTCTGGCGCTCGGGCGATCCGATGCGGTTCCCGACCGCGATGCGCTGATCGCCGCGCTGCCCGCCTCAAGTCTGGTGCTTGCCGCCTGCGGCCTGTCGAACCACGACAATATGGGATCGCTGTTTCGCAATGCCGCCGCCTTCGGCGTCGACGCGGTGCTGATGGATGCGGCGAGCTGCGACCCGATGTACCGCAAGTCGATCCGGGTCTCGGTCGGATCGGTGCTGACGCTGCCTTTCGCGCGCCAGGGCACGGCCGCCGAACTGATCGAACGGCTCCACGCCGCAGGTTTCGCGATATGGGGACTTTCGCCGCGCGGCGAGACCGAAGTCACCGAAATTCCGCCCGCGCAGCGAGTGGCATTACTGGTCGGCACCGAAGGCGAGGGACTGCCGCAGGCGGTCCTTTCCGCCGTCCGCACCGCGCGAATCCGGCAGCGCCCAGGCCTCGACAGTCTGAACGTTGCGATGGCGGCCGGCATTGCGCTGCACGAGGTCGCCCGCATCAACGGCCGGATCTGA
- a CDS encoding RluA family pseudouridine synthase: MNDPFKQATGNRKVLTADENAAGRLDAFLTEALSGEFSRNRIKALIEQGAVSINGVTVLEPKRKVHPGDRFEITLPAPEDPEPKGEDIPIDVLYEDDDLIVLVKPAGLVVHPGAGNWTGTLVNALIHHCGDSLSGIGGVRRPGIVHRLDKETSGVMVVAKNDAAHRHLSDQFADHGRTGPLERAYQAVVWGRPRQLKGTINAALGRAGDRTKRAVKREESDDAREAITHYEVVERYHEKPDGTCLAATVECHLETGRTHQIRVHMAHIGNPLIGDPDYGAAFRTKANLLPETARSVVNRFSRQALHAFMLQFEHPSSGDTMHFEAPLPADMQELVAALRAGA, encoded by the coding sequence ATGAACGATCCCTTTAAACAAGCGACCGGCAATAGGAAAGTCCTGACGGCCGACGAGAATGCCGCCGGGCGGCTGGACGCGTTCCTGACGGAGGCGCTTTCGGGCGAATTCTCCCGCAATCGCATCAAGGCGCTGATCGAGCAGGGAGCCGTTTCGATCAATGGCGTCACGGTCCTCGAACCGAAGCGGAAGGTCCACCCGGGCGACCGCTTCGAGATTACCCTGCCTGCCCCGGAGGATCCGGAGCCCAAGGGCGAGGACATCCCGATCGACGTTCTCTACGAGGACGATGACCTGATCGTGCTGGTGAAACCCGCCGGTCTCGTCGTCCATCCGGGTGCCGGCAACTGGACGGGGACGCTGGTCAATGCCCTCATTCACCATTGCGGCGACAGCCTTTCCGGCATCGGCGGCGTCAGGCGTCCCGGCATCGTCCATCGGCTGGACAAGGAAACGAGCGGCGTCATGGTTGTCGCGAAGAACGACGCCGCCCATCGGCATCTCTCCGACCAGTTTGCCGATCACGGCCGCACCGGGCCGTTGGAGCGTGCCTACCAGGCCGTCGTATGGGGGCGTCCGCGGCAATTGAAGGGCACGATCAATGCCGCGCTCGGTCGAGCCGGCGACCGGACGAAACGCGCCGTCAAGCGCGAGGAAAGCGATGACGCGCGCGAGGCGATCACCCACTACGAAGTGGTCGAGCGCTATCACGAAAAGCCGGACGGCACCTGTCTTGCCGCAACCGTCGAATGCCACCTGGAGACCGGACGGACGCACCAGATCCGCGTCCATATGGCCCATATCGGCAATCCGCTGATCGGCGATCCGGACTATGGCGCCGCCTTCCGCACCAAGGCGAATCTGCTGCCGGAAACCGCCAGGAGCGTGGTCAATCGCTTCTCCCGACAGGCGCTGCATGCCTTCATGCTGCAGTTCGAGCACCCGTCCAGCGGGGACACGATGCATTTCGAAGCACCGCTGCCGGCGGACATGCAGGAACTGGTCGCCGCGCTTCGCGCCGGAGCCTGA
- the rpoH gene encoding RNA polymerase sigma factor RpoH, producing the protein MARSTLPSIAAGEGGLNRYLDEIRKFPMLEPQEEYMLAKRYQEHDDRSAAHKLVTSHLRLVAKIAMGYRGYGLPIGEVMSEGNVGLMQAVKKFEPDRGFRLATYAMWWIKAAIQEYILRSWSLVKMGTTANQKRLFFNLRRLKGRIQALDEGDLKPEQVKEIATTLKVSEDEVVSMNRRLSGDASLNAPIKASEGDSGQWQDWLVDEHDNQEEILIEQDELDSRRALLASAMKVLNDRERRIFEARRLTEEPVTLEELSTEFDISRERVRQIEVRAFEKVQEAVRKAALERANALRVVEGA; encoded by the coding sequence ATGGCCCGCAGCACATTGCCGTCCATTGCCGCTGGAGAGGGCGGTCTCAACCGTTACCTCGACGAAATCCGTAAATTTCCGATGCTCGAGCCGCAGGAAGAGTACATGCTCGCCAAGCGGTATCAGGAGCATGACGACCGCAGCGCCGCCCACAAGCTGGTGACGAGCCATCTGCGCCTCGTCGCGAAGATCGCAATGGGTTACCGCGGCTACGGCCTGCCGATCGGCGAAGTCATGTCCGAAGGCAATGTTGGCCTGATGCAGGCCGTCAAGAAATTCGAGCCCGATCGTGGCTTCCGCCTGGCGACCTATGCCATGTGGTGGATCAAGGCGGCGATCCAGGAATATATCCTGCGCTCGTGGTCGCTGGTGAAAATGGGCACGACCGCCAATCAGAAGCGGCTGTTCTTCAATCTCCGGCGGCTGAAGGGCCGGATTCAGGCGCTCGACGAAGGCGACCTGAAGCCGGAGCAGGTGAAGGAAATCGCCACGACCCTGAAGGTCAGCGAGGACGAGGTCGTTTCCATGAACCGCCGCCTCTCCGGCGACGCATCGCTCAACGCGCCGATCAAGGCCAGCGAGGGCGACTCCGGACAGTGGCAGGACTGGCTCGTCGACGAGCACGACAACCAGGAGGAAATCCTGATCGAGCAGGACGAACTCGACAGCCGTCGCGCCCTGCTTGCCAGCGCCATGAAGGTCTTGAACGACCGCGAGCGCCGCATCTTCGAGGCGCGCCGGCTGACCGAAGAACCGGTGACGCTGGAAGAGCTCTCGACCGAGTTCGACATCAGCCGCGAGCGCGTCCGCCAGATCGAAGTCCGCGCCTTCGAGAAGGTGCAGGAAGCGGTTCGCAAAGCGGCTCTCGAGCGCGCCAATGCGCTGCGGGTCGTCGAGGGCGCCTGA
- a CDS encoding adenylosuccinate synthase, which yields MTNVVVVGSQWGDEGKGKIVDWLSERADIVVRFQGGHNAGHTLVIDGVSYKLSLLPSGVVRPGKLAVIGNGVVIDPHALIAEIDKLGKQGVQITPDNLRIADNATLILSLHRELDGFREDAASNSGTKIGTTRRGIGPAYEDKVGRRAIRVMDLADLDTLPAKVDRLLTHHNALRRGLGEAEISHQAIMDELSSVAARVLPFMDTVWLLLDKERRKGARILFEGAQGTLLDIDHGTYPFVTSSNTVAGQAAAGSGMGPGALGYILGITKAYTTRVGEGPFPTELHDEVGQFLGERGHEFGTVTGRKRRCGWFDAALVRQSVAANGITGIALTKLDVLDGLDELKICVGYTLDGQEIDHLPASQAQQASVKPVYITLEGWKESTVGARSWADLPAQAIKYVRQVEELIGAPVALLSTSPERDDTILVTDPFED from the coding sequence ATGACGAACGTCGTGGTGGTCGGCTCCCAGTGGGGTGACGAAGGCAAAGGCAAGATCGTGGATTGGCTCTCGGAGCGCGCCGACATCGTCGTGCGCTTCCAGGGTGGTCACAATGCCGGCCATACGCTGGTGATCGACGGTGTCAGCTACAAGCTGTCGCTGCTGCCGTCCGGCGTCGTCCGCCCCGGCAAGCTCGCCGTCATCGGCAATGGCGTCGTCATCGATCCGCACGCGTTGATCGCGGAGATCGACAAGCTCGGCAAGCAGGGCGTCCAGATCACCCCCGACAACCTGCGCATTGCCGACAATGCCACGCTCATCCTGTCGCTGCATCGCGAGCTCGACGGCTTCCGCGAGGACGCCGCTTCGAACAGCGGCACGAAGATCGGCACGACGCGCCGCGGCATCGGCCCGGCCTATGAGGACAAGGTCGGCCGCCGCGCCATCCGCGTCATGGACCTCGCCGATCTCGACACGCTGCCGGCCAAGGTCGACCGGCTGCTGACGCACCACAATGCGCTGCGCCGCGGTTTGGGCGAGGCGGAAATCAGCCACCAGGCGATCATGGACGAGCTCTCCTCCGTCGCCGCGCGCGTGCTGCCGTTCATGGACACGGTCTGGCTGCTGCTCGACAAGGAGCGCCGCAAAGGCGCGCGCATCCTGTTCGAGGGCGCGCAGGGCACGCTGCTCGACATCGACCACGGCACCTATCCCTTCGTCACCTCTTCGAACACGGTTGCCGGGCAAGCGGCTGCCGGTTCCGGCATGGGGCCGGGCGCGCTCGGCTATATTCTCGGGATCACCAAGGCCTACACGACGCGCGTCGGCGAAGGCCCATTTCCGACGGAACTTCATGACGAGGTCGGCCAGTTCCTCGGCGAGCGCGGTCACGAATTCGGAACGGTCACCGGCCGCAAGCGCCGTTGCGGCTGGTTCGATGCCGCCCTGGTGCGCCAGTCGGTCGCCGCCAACGGCATCACCGGCATCGCGCTGACCAAGCTCGACGTGCTCGACGGTCTCGATGAGCTGAAGATCTGCGTCGGCTATACTCTGGATGGACAAGAGATCGATCATCTCCCTGCAAGTCAGGCGCAGCAAGCTTCGGTAAAGCCAGTCTATATTACGCTCGAAGGCTGGAAGGAATCGACAGTCGGCGCCCGCAGCTGGGCCGATCTTCCGGCACAGGCGATCAAATATGTTCGCCAGGTCGAGGAACTGATCGGTGCGCCGGTCGCGCTTCTTTCGACGAGCCCGGAGCGAGACGACACGATACTTGTGACCGACCCTTTTGAGGACTAG